The following nucleotide sequence is from Halobacillus mangrovi.
AAAGAGATAGTAAGTGATGGATAGCAAAAAAGCTCCTGCCAACCCTCCACCGATGCTATAAAAGGAAATATCTCCTCTCATCATAGTCGTGATTCTGTCCCAGGTAAGGCCGAGAATCGAACCATTTCCTGCTGCTAACTCATCCGATAAAGTCTCTAAGTGTGTAAAAAGGAGCAAGGCCGTGATGATAATATAAATACCAATAAGCCGCTTATGTAGGAATGTTGGCCATTTCCTTTTCACCATTAAATAAATGCCAAGTACGAGAAAGAAGATCGAAGCAATAAAATACCAGACCCCAAATAAAAACTGCCACAATCTCTCAAGGCCACCTGGAATCGCGCCATCGCTTATGGCTGAAGCCCCGCTTCCGAATACAGCTATGAATAAAAAGAAAAGTCCAAGCAATTCAAACTTGACTTGCTCCTTGAATCCAGACTTTTTCTTATTCGATTTGGACTTGGATTTGCGCTTTCTAGCCATATAAGTAAACACCTCCGTAATAAAGAGTTACAGTCAATCGTTCTGATCAATAGTTGAACTGAAAACAGAAGGATGCCGATTGCCTCTTCCTATTAAGAAGAAAACAAACTCGACATCCTGACTGACAGTTGTCTTTATTATACCACAGCTTACTGAGGTGTTACGAGTCCAACCATTGTCCCGGTTGTAATTGAGGATCCATATAGTGTGAGGGATCTGTTGAAAGGACTTGAACGATCTGTTTTCGTCCATCCCCCATATCCCTGCATTTTATTGGACAATTTTTGTGCTGCTGATAGGTAATTTCTCCACTTTCCTGAGAAGGAAATATATCATGTTCACTGAGTGGGGTATATAAAATCATTGGACCACCTGATTCTCATTGCCTTTGCTTGCTTCAATCATTTCATTTAATTTTTCCATCGCTTCCTTCACGCCTCCAACTGCATTGATCAATCCATGATCGACAGCCTGTTGGCCAACGACGTTCGTTCCTATATCTCTAGTTAGATTCCCTTTTGCAAACATAAGCTCTTTGAACTTTTCTTCTTCTACATCTGAATGTCTTGTTACAAAATTGACAACACGCTCTTGCATTTTATCCATATATTCAAACGTTTGAGGTACCCCTATCACAAGCCCGGTCATGCGGATTGGGTGAATTGTCATCGTAGCTGTTTCGACGATGAATGAATAGTCTGCGGAAACAGCGATAGGCACCCCTATTGAATGCCCTCCTCCAAGTACGATGGATACGGTAGGCTTCGAAAGTGAAGCAATCATCTCAGAGATAGCCAATCCTGCCTCAACATCGCCTCCCACCGTGTTCAATAACACAACTAATCCTTCAATTTTAGGGTTTTGCTCGATTGCGATCAGTTGAGGGATGAGATGTTCATATTTGGTCGTTTTGTTTTGGGAAGGAAGCTGTACGTGCCCCTCCACTTGGCCGATCACAGGTAAGACATGAATATTTGAATCTGCAGGCTGCGGGACATTTGTTTGTCCTAATTGCTGAATCTTATCAACTAAAGAGGACTTTGACTGGTCTTTATCTTGTCCTTTATCTTGCCCTTGAGATGAATCGTCTTTCATAGATGAGAACTCCTTTCGCTCTTTTACCGTAGTATGACTCAGCGAAGGATGTATCATACAAAGATTTACCAAAGCACTTTGTTTTGATAAGGTTCGAGGCTTTTATATCAATGATGGTGGGTGGGAAAACGACTCGCTTTCCGAGGGCATGTACTGAGCCTCCTCATACTTCGTCTTCCAAGGTCTCATTAAATGTCCACCCCACAGGAGCCTCGACGTTTTCCTATCCTCCATAAATTAGGATAAAACTCGAAACATTCATAAAAGATGGAAGGTATTAACGAATAATGATGTGGTTCATTCGTATTCCAGCTGCTTTTTCTGCCATCAATGGGCAGATTTTATCGAGAAAAATTTTAATAAACTCTTGCCCCACAAGATCTCGGAATCGAGTGTTTCAGAATTGAAATAAATCAAAAACCGGTGATAACTCACCGGTTTTGATTTATTATAGACCATCCATTAAGTTTTGAATAAAAGCTTCTTCATCTACAGTTAAAGATACAAGCGGTAAACGTACTCCTCCTGTATCAAGACCTTTCATTTTCAATGCGGCTTTTACCGGGGTGGGAGATGGAGCGCTGAACATTCCGTTGAAAATAGGGAGTAATTTACGATGGAGACTAGCGGCCTCTTTTACTTTTCCTGCTTCATAAAGAGTAAGCATTTCCTGCATTTCATTTCCAATCACGTGTGCAGAAACAGATATGATACCATTTGCTCCGATCACATAGGAAGGAAGAGTGAGATTATCGTCCCCGCTATACAAACTGAAATGCTCATCTGTTTGCTGAATGATTTCCGCCATACTATCCAGGTCACCTGTTGCTTCTTTTACAGAAACAACATTCGGAATTTTTGCTAGCTCGATAATGGTTTGAGGTTCAATGCGTACGACCGAACGTCCAGGTACATTGTAAATCATAACTGGTATCCGCAAGGAAGCGGCTATTGTTTTAAAATGTTCGTACATTCCTCTTTGACTTGGTTTATTATAATAAGGGGCTACGAGCATGACCGCGTCTACCCCTGCATTCTCTGCTTTATTTGCAAGTGTGATGGAAGCTTCCGTACTATTGCTTCCCGCACCTGCAATAACTGGCGCACGACCATTCACTGTTTTAACAACGTGCTTCCATAGGGCTACTTTTTCTTCTACGCAGAGCGTTGGTGATTCACCCGTTGTTCCTGTAACCACCAAACCATCAGATCCATTGGCAAGTAAATACTCAACTAAAACCGTCGTCTTATTAAAATCAACGTTTCCATGGTGGTCAAAAGGGGTAACCATGGCTGTTAAGACTTTCCCGAAATTCATGTAAGTGTTTCCCCTTTCAGAACTTCCTTATTCAATTCGAATGCATCATGAAGGGCGTTAACTGCCTGAACAAGGTCCGTTTCCTTTATCAGCACCCATATGGTGGTGTGTGAATCTGCTGATTGAAGAATTTGTATCCCGGAGTCGGTCAAGGATTGAACAATTGTGGCGGTTACCCCAGGCAAGCCTGATATCCCTGCTCCTACGGTGGATACTTTCGCACATCCTTCTTTTATTTCAGGTTCGTATCCGAGGTCTTTTAAAATGCGGGTAGCTTTTTCAGTGAAAATAGAGTCAATTGTATAAACGACTCCACTAGGAGATATGTTGATGAAGTCTACTGATATATTAGCAGATGCCATGGATTTAAATACATCAGATTGCAGTTTTGAAGGATCTTCTTTTGACTGAACCTTGATTTGAGTGAGTCCTAAGATATGGGCAATACCCGTAACAGTCCTGTCGGAAATATCCTTTCCGAGATTGCCGTCTTTCGTACCTGAAACAAGGGTACCTGGCAGATCAGAATAGGTGGAACGAACCCTGATCGGAACTTTAGCGTACATCGCGATCTCTACAGCACGCGGATGAATCACTTTAGCACCCTGGTATGCCAAATTGCAAATTTCATTATACGTTATAACATTGAGGGGACGGGCGGACTCGACTAATCGCGGGTCCGCTGTCATAATTCCCTCTACATCTGTGAAAATGTCTATATATTCCGCAGACAGAGCTGCTCCTAAAGCAGCTGCTGTCGTATCACTTCCTCCACGGCCAATCGTAGTGGTTTCCCCTTTTTGTGTATGACCCTGGAAACCAGCAACGACGACGACATCATACGTTTCGAGCTCATGAAGGATTCTTGAAGGATTCATATGAATAATCTTAGCCTTCGTAAAATCATCTGTGGTAAGAAAACCAGCTTGTGCTCCTGTAAGCGAGACCGAAGGGATGCCTTCTCTTGAAAGCTCATGAGAGAAAACAATCGATGAAATTGTCTCACCACAGGACATCAGGAGATCCTGTTCCCTTGGTGACACGTTCATATTAGGAAAATCAATGAGCCCCAGCAACGTATCTGTTGCATATGGACTCCCTTTTCTTCCCATAGCAGAAACAGTGACGACGACTTTGTAACCATCATTCAAAGCTTTTTTTACATGAGTAATCGCCCGAGATCTGCTTTCAGTATCCCGGACGGAGGTTCCTCCAAACTTTTGAACAAGAAGCTTCATTAGGCCACCTCAGCTTATCGTAAAATTAAAGCCACTGATTTGCGATGATTCGTTCTGCAATTTGGACAGAATTCCAGGCAGCACCCTTTAATAAATTATCTGAAACTACCCATAGATGGAATCCATGTTCGTTATCCAAATCTCTGCGGACACGACCGACAAACACATCTCTTTTGCCTGCTGAACTAAGAGGTGTCGGATACTTTTGACTAGCAGGATCATCTTCGAGAACGATCCCTGGTGCCTGTGATAGCAATTGCTTCACTTCTTCCACAGTAACTCCATCTTTTTCTACTTCGATATAAACACTCTCTGCGTGAGATGTGAAGAAAGGCAGACGAACGCAAGTGGCTGCAACAGATAGATTTGGCATGTGCATGATTTTTTTCGTTTCGTTAATCATTTTCATTTCCTCAAACGTATAGCCATTTTCTTGAAAGACATCGATTTGAGGAAGGGCATTGAATGCGATCGGATAATGTTTTTCGTCTCCTTTAACCGGGAGAACTTTCGCATCCAGTTCTTCTCCATCCAGAAATGCTTGAGACTGCTCCCTAAGCTCATCTGCAGCCTCATTCCCAGCTCCTGAAACAGCTTGATAAGTAGATACAAGCACTCGTGAAAGTCCTAATGCATCTCTTAGAGGTTCAAGAGCCGCTACCATTTGGATAGTGGAACAGTTCGGATTGGCAATAATTCCTTGATGGTTTTGAATATCAGCTTCGTTGACTTCTGGAACGACCAGGGGTACATCCTGAGCCATACGGTAAGCGCTCGTATTGTCAATAACTACTGCACCCCGTTTTACTGCTTCTGGAGCAAATTTCTTAGATACAGATCCCCCAGCGGAAAAGAGAGCTATATCAATTCCTTCGAAACTCTCAGGTGTAGCTTCCTCCACCACAAGCTCCTGTTCTTTATATTTCATCTTCGAACCAGCCGAACGACTGGAGGAAAGTAGTTTCAATTCATTAATAGGAAAGTTACGATCTTCTAAAGTTTCTAGCATTTTCTGCCCAACGGCTCCTGTAGCACCAACTACAGCAACGTTATAAGTGTTTTTTTGACTCATTTGAGTATCCCCTTTCTCATCTGATTGTTGTTAGAATAGTAAGATATGTCACTATTTTCGTTATTCTATCATACTTCGCCAATCATCTGGTATGAAAAAGTGAATTAACTTTGATAACGTTCAATAAGAACAGGTTGTAACTGAATACCTTGGATAGCGTACTCAATGGTTTCAGGGATGAGTGTCATATCGGCCACTAGTGAATTTGGCTTTTTATAAGGGTGATCCTGCCCAAGTGGTACGAAATAAATATTTTTTGTAGCCATTAACTTCATAATGTTGACTCCGTTTAACCCTAAAGCATCGTTAGTGGAAACAGCTACTACTACTGGACTTCCATTACGTAGAGTAGCTTTAGCTGCCATCAGCACAGGTGAATCTGTAAGAGCATTGGCAAATTTACTAGTTGAGTTTCCTGTCATCGGTGCGATTACCATACAATCAAGCGGTCGTTTTGGACCTAATGGTTCAGCATCAGGAATCGTCATGATCGGTTCTTCACCAGTGATTTCTTTGATCTTTTTTAAATGATCAGCAGCATCCCCAAATCGTGTATCTGTTTTTTGGACGGTATAGGACAGTACTGGTATAACTTTTGCCCCCATCTCAACCAGTTCCTCCATTACAGGAAAAACTTCATCATAGGTACAATGAGATCCTGTAAGTCCAAAACCTATTACTTTACCTTTTAATTTACTCATCTTCGGTCTCCTTTCTAACTTGGCTTACCAACAAATGAGAAACAACGTCAGCTATAATTCTGCCTGCAGTTTTTGGAGCGACGATACCAGGCAACCCTGGAGCAAGGATAGCTTTAATTCCCCGCTTTTCAGCAAATTTAAAATCCGTTCCACCAGGCTTTGATGCTAAATCTACGATTAAAGCATGTGAAGGCAGCTGCTTGATGATTAAAGAGTCGACAACTAAGTGAGGAACAGTGTTAATCAAAATGTCGCATTCCATGTTCTCAGTTTTTAGGTCATTCATGTTAATCGGCGTCAAGCCCATCTCATAGACTCTTGCTGCACTTTTTGTAGATCGAACTCCGACGGAAACCTCTGCTCCAAGCTGATGGAACGTTCTCGCAAGCCCCATTCCTACACGACCGAGCCCAAGAATAATTACTTGAGAACCGTGGATCGTAAAATCAGTGTGTTGAATAATTAATAATAAAGTACCTTCAACAGTGGGAATCGAATTATAAATAGCTACATCATCACGATCCATTAAAGGAATCAGTGTACGGTTAACTTTATCGGTCAACTTATTTAAATATGGATTGGTAATACCAGTAAAAACCGTGCAATGCTCTGGGGTGTTTTTCAGCCAACTTTCATCAAGCTGGATTAGTCGATTGGTGAATATTCCATCGATTCTTCCTTGATCATCCGTCCCGGCTACCGGAAGAATAATGGCATCTAACTTCTCCACTTGCTTGGAATCAACATCCAGATCGATCGCTTCCGTGAAGCTTTCGTTCAGTTGATCGAAACCGGCTAAATAAACGATGGCATTCCATTCGTTAAGACGACGGATGATTTCGATTTGCCGGGCATCTCCCCCTATAACTGCTACGTGATAACCTGTTAACATGCCGGATGTCTCCTTTTTTCTATGATCATATATCTCTTTGTATCCTATGCCGTAAAGCACAGTTAGTGATTTTGAAAGCAAAATAAAAAACCACAGCAGTGGCTGTGGTTCATCTATATCTTTCTTAATAAAATCGTATCTTCTCCAATGGTTATGATTTGCTCCCAATTTATAACCATTTCCTTCCTCATTGAACCGATCCCCATAAGGCTAAGGTTCAAGATGACAAGAGATTCTATTTGCCCGCTCTCTGGATCTATAATTAAATCAGCTTTACCGAGAACACCTAACTTGGCTCCACTCTCCACATCAATGACTTCTTTTTTGGCCAATGATTTTAGTCTCATTCACCCATCTCCTCATTAACGTTCTTCACTTAATAAGACAGGAAGAGAACCAATTCTATACCCTTCTTTCTTGATTTTCTTGATCAAGTCAGACAAGCTTGATTCAGTAACTTCAGTCGGATGCATCAGAATGGTAGCCCCGTTATGAAGTTTTCCCATCACCCGTTGCAGGAGTACTTCTTTGGTCGGATTCTGCCAATCAATGGTATCCACTGTCCAAAGTATGGTTTCCATTCCTAAATCCGAAGCCGCCTCTACTGTCATCTGATTGTAACTACCAGACGGAGGGGCAAAGTATTTTATTTTCGTTTTTGTTAGCGCAAATAACATTTCATCTGCCTGTTCCAAATTTAGTTTAGCTTCGGACTTGGACATTTTCCCCATGTCTTTATGTTTATATCCATGACTTCCTAACGTGTGGCCTTGTTCCTCAATTATTTGCACAAGGTCAGTAAAATCATTTGCAAACGCACCGTCTATAAAGAAAGTGGCCTTGACCTGATGTTTGGCCAGCGTTTCAATCATCCCAGGCAAATACTCTTCCCCCCAGGAGACATTAATTAAGAAAGCAACCATCTCTTTGTCAGGGTGTCCACGGTAAATGGGAGAGGCAGGAAGGTCTTCAAGAGATACTTTTGGTTGGATCAGCTTGTACACGAAAAGATTTACATCGAAGCTTCCTTTTTTCTTCATCTTCTTATAAGATGCGTCTACATCAACTCTTCGCCCTACAATACCCGGCGTTTTCTTCCACACAGAATCAATGCGGGCGTCTTGAGCTTCCCATTCATATTGGTCCTTTTCTTCAAGGATTTTCAAATACAAAGGATCCTTATTTTGACTTGCCGTAAGATCGGCAGGCTTTTGAACTAGGTAAACTAGTCCAATTCCTAATAAGAAAAAAAAGCCCATCGAAATGATTAGTACCGTTCTTAACCTCATAGAAATCCACCCCTAAACAAAGTGTATGGATGGAACGAAGGCAGTAGACCCTTTTCAGGCAAAAAAAAAGAGACTGGCAAGCCAGTTTCTTTTCTAGAGGATCAGACCGATCCTCATTCTCGGCATCGATCTGAACGTATCATTATTGTTCGGTGTTCGCTTCTTCTTTCTTCTTCTCATCGATAAGGACAGCTTTGCGAGAAAGGTTAATACGACCCTGGTTATCGATTTCCTTAACCTTGACTCTCAACGAATCTCCGATGGAAACAATATCTTCAACTTTTCCGATCCGCTCTTCTGCCATTTCTGAAATGTGAACAAGTCCTTCTTTTCCTTTAAACAACTCGACGAAAGCGCCAAACTTTTCAATGCGTTTCACCTTGCCATCATAAACTTCGCCAACTTCTACTTCTCGTACAATATCTTCAATGATCTTTTGTGCAGAAGCATTCATCTCAGCGTCAGTGGAAGAAATAAAGACTGTCCCGTCTTGTTCAATGTCAATCTTGACCCCAGTGTCATCAATGATTTGATTGATTTGTTTTCCGCTAGGTCCGATAACATCGCGAATTTTGTCTGGGTTAATCTTCATTGTCATAATCTTCGGTGCATATTGTGAAAGTTCATTACGTGTTTCTGGGAGTGTTCCAAGCATGTGACCTAAGATTTCCATACGGCCTTTTTTAGCTTGGTCTAAAGCTTCTTCTAGAATTTCACGAGATAATCCTTCAATCTTAATGTCCATTTGAAGGGCTGTAATGCCTTTTTCCGTTCCTGCTACTTTAAAGTCCATGTCACCAAGCGCATCTTCCATCCCCTGGATATCTGTAAGGATCGTGTAATCATCACCTGATTTAACCAGACCCATAGCAATACCAGCGACAGGAGCTTTGATTGGAACTCCAGCATCCATCATTGCTAGTGTACTTGCACAAATACTAGCTTGTGATGTGGATCCATTTGACTCCAATACTTCAGATACAAGACGGATGGTATATGGGAACTCACTTTCAGATGGAATAACGACTTCTAGTGCACGTTCTCCTAATGCTCCGTGTCCAATTTCACGACGACCAGGTCCACGAATCGGGCCTGTTTCCCCAACGGAGAATTTCGGGAAATTGTAGTGGTGCATAAAGCGCTTAGATTCCTCTAAATCTAAACCATCAAGGATCTGTACATCTCCTAGTGCTCCTAATGTACAAACACTTAGAGCCTGCGTTTGTCCTCTTGTGAACAGTCCTGAACCATGCGTCCTTGGCAGGAGTCCTACACGTGAAGTTAAAGGACGAATTTCATCCACTCCGCGTCCATCTGGACGAATGTTCTCTTTAGTGATAAGTCGACGAACTTCAGCCTTGACGATGTCATCTAGAATCGCCCCTACTTGTTTCAATGTCTCCTCATCTGCTTCCATTTCTTCATAGGAAGTGAGAATTGCTTGTTTTGCTTCATCAATTGCAGCTTCACGAGCTTTCTTTTCTTCGGTCTTAATTGCGGAGACGATAGAATCTAGCGCTTCAGCTTCAACCTTCTCTTTCAATTCCTTATCGAGGTCGAACAGCTTCACTTCCATTTTTTCGCGACCGACTGCTTCGATAATTTGTTCTTGGAAAGCAACTAAACGCTTGATTTCCTCATGTCCAAACATAATAGCTTCGAGCATATCAGCTTCAGATACTTCCTGAGCACCAGCTTCTACCATGTTGATGGCATCTTTAGTTCCTGCAACCGTTAAGTCGATATCGCTTTTTTCCTGTTGCTCAATCGTTGGGTTGATTACAAATTCTCCATCAACTCGTCCAACAATTACACCCGCAATAGGTCCATCAAAAGGAATGTCTGAAACTCCTAATGAGATCGAAGAACCTAGCATTGCTGCCATTTCTGAGGAACAATCTTGATCTACACTCATTACTGAGCTGATCACTTGTACATCATTCCTGAAACCTTCAGGGAATAGGGGACGTATTGGACGATCAATCAATCGGGATGCAAGCACCGCCTTATCGCTTGGACGGCCTTCACGTTTAATAAAGCCACCTGGAATTTTACCTACAGCGTATAGACGCTCTTCATAATTTACTGTCAAAGGAAAAAATGGCAAATCCTTTGGTTCCTTCGAACCGGTAGCGGTCGATAGGACGGTTGTATCTCCATAATGAATAAGGGCTGCTCCATTTGCCTGTTTAGCTAGTTCACCGATTTCAACAGAAAATGTGCGCCCGGCAACATCAATTGAAAACACTTGTTTTTCTTCTGCCATAAAGAACCTAACTCCTCTCAAATAACTCTCTTGTACAATCCAAGGGTCTATATTCAGTTTACACCCTTATGTATGTAAACATACAGAAAAAGCGGGTATACTCCCGCTTTTTCACATACATTAACGACGCAAGCCAAGGCTTTTAACTAACTCACGGTAACGTGTAATGTCTTTATTACGAAGGTAGTTCAATAGGTTACGACGCTTACCTACCATTTTAAGCAATCCACGACGAGAATGGTGATCCTGTTTGTGTGCACGC
It contains:
- a CDS encoding polysaccharide deacetylase family protein: MRLRTVLIISMGFFFLLGIGLVYLVQKPADLTASQNKDPLYLKILEEKDQYEWEAQDARIDSVWKKTPGIVGRRVDVDASYKKMKKKGSFDVNLFVYKLIQPKVSLEDLPASPIYRGHPDKEMVAFLINVSWGEEYLPGMIETLAKHQVKATFFIDGAFANDFTDLVQIIEEQGHTLGSHGYKHKDMGKMSKSEAKLNLEQADEMLFALTKTKIKYFAPPSGSYNQMTVEAASDLGMETILWTVDTIDWQNPTKEVLLQRVMGKLHNGATILMHPTEVTESSLSDLIKKIKKEGYRIGSLPVLLSEER
- a CDS encoding aspartate-semialdehyde dehydrogenase yields the protein MSQKNTYNVAVVGATGAVGQKMLETLEDRNFPINELKLLSSSRSAGSKMKYKEQELVVEEATPESFEGIDIALFSAGGSVSKKFAPEAVKRGAVVIDNTSAYRMAQDVPLVVPEVNEADIQNHQGIIANPNCSTIQMVAALEPLRDALGLSRVLVSTYQAVSGAGNEAADELREQSQAFLDGEELDAKVLPVKGDEKHYPIAFNALPQIDVFQENGYTFEEMKMINETKKIMHMPNLSVAATCVRLPFFTSHAESVYIEVEKDGVTVEEVKQLLSQAPGIVLEDDPASQKYPTPLSSAGKRDVFVGRVRRDLDNEHGFHLWVVSDNLLKGAAWNSVQIAERIIANQWL
- a CDS encoding ClpP family protease codes for the protein MKDDSSQGQDKGQDKDQSKSSLVDKIQQLGQTNVPQPADSNIHVLPVIGQVEGHVQLPSQNKTTKYEHLIPQLIAIEQNPKIEGLVVLLNTVGGDVEAGLAISEMIASLSKPTVSIVLGGGHSIGVPIAVSADYSFIVETATMTIHPIRMTGLVIGVPQTFEYMDKMQERVVNFVTRHSDVEEEKFKELMFAKGNLTRDIGTNVVGQQAVDHGLINAVGGVKEAMEKLNEMIEASKGNENQVVQ
- a CDS encoding dipicolinate synthase subunit B produces the protein MSKLKGKVIGFGLTGSHCTYDEVFPVMEELVEMGAKVIPVLSYTVQKTDTRFGDAADHLKKIKEITGEEPIMTIPDAEPLGPKRPLDCMVIAPMTGNSTSKFANALTDSPVLMAAKATLRNGSPVVVAVSTNDALGLNGVNIMKLMATKNIYFVPLGQDHPYKKPNSLVADMTLIPETIEYAIQGIQLQPVLIERYQS
- a CDS encoding YlmC/YmxH family sporulation protein; translated protein: MRLKSLAKKEVIDVESGAKLGVLGKADLIIDPESGQIESLVILNLSLMGIGSMRKEMVINWEQIITIGEDTILLRKI
- the dpaA gene encoding dipicolinic acid synthetase subunit A, with the translated sequence MLTGYHVAVIGGDARQIEIIRRLNEWNAIVYLAGFDQLNESFTEAIDLDVDSKQVEKLDAIILPVAGTDDQGRIDGIFTNRLIQLDESWLKNTPEHCTVFTGITNPYLNKLTDKVNRTLIPLMDRDDVAIYNSIPTVEGTLLLIIQHTDFTIHGSQVIILGLGRVGMGLARTFHQLGAEVSVGVRSTKSAARVYEMGLTPINMNDLKTENMECDILINTVPHLVVDSLIIKQLPSHALIVDLASKPGGTDFKFAEKRGIKAILAPGLPGIVAPKTAGRIIADVVSHLLVSQVRKETEDE
- a CDS encoding YlzJ-like family protein yields the protein MILYTPLSEHDIFPSQESGEITYQQHKNCPIKCRDMGDGRKQIVQVLSTDPSHYMDPQLQPGQWLDS
- the pnp gene encoding polyribonucleotide nucleotidyltransferase; amino-acid sequence: MAEEKQVFSIDVAGRTFSVEIGELAKQANGAALIHYGDTTVLSTATGSKEPKDLPFFPLTVNYEERLYAVGKIPGGFIKREGRPSDKAVLASRLIDRPIRPLFPEGFRNDVQVISSVMSVDQDCSSEMAAMLGSSISLGVSDIPFDGPIAGVIVGRVDGEFVINPTIEQQEKSDIDLTVAGTKDAINMVEAGAQEVSEADMLEAIMFGHEEIKRLVAFQEQIIEAVGREKMEVKLFDLDKELKEKVEAEALDSIVSAIKTEEKKAREAAIDEAKQAILTSYEEMEADEETLKQVGAILDDIVKAEVRRLITKENIRPDGRGVDEIRPLTSRVGLLPRTHGSGLFTRGQTQALSVCTLGALGDVQILDGLDLEESKRFMHHYNFPKFSVGETGPIRGPGRREIGHGALGERALEVVIPSESEFPYTIRLVSEVLESNGSTSQASICASTLAMMDAGVPIKAPVAGIAMGLVKSGDDYTILTDIQGMEDALGDMDFKVAGTEKGITALQMDIKIEGLSREILEEALDQAKKGRMEILGHMLGTLPETRNELSQYAPKIMTMKINPDKIRDVIGPSGKQINQIIDDTGVKIDIEQDGTVFISSTDAEMNASAQKIIEDIVREVEVGEVYDGKVKRIEKFGAFVELFKGKEGLVHISEMAEERIGKVEDIVSIGDSLRVKVKEIDNQGRINLSRKAVLIDEKKKEEANTEQ
- the dapG gene encoding aspartate kinase, producing the protein MKLLVQKFGGTSVRDTESRSRAITHVKKALNDGYKVVVTVSAMGRKGSPYATDTLLGLIDFPNMNVSPREQDLLMSCGETISSIVFSHELSREGIPSVSLTGAQAGFLTTDDFTKAKIIHMNPSRILHELETYDVVVVAGFQGHTQKGETTTIGRGGSDTTAAALGAALSAEYIDIFTDVEGIMTADPRLVESARPLNVITYNEICNLAYQGAKVIHPRAVEIAMYAKVPIRVRSTYSDLPGTLVSGTKDGNLGKDISDRTVTGIAHILGLTQIKVQSKEDPSKLQSDVFKSMASANISVDFINISPSGVVYTIDSIFTEKATRILKDLGYEPEIKEGCAKVSTVGAGISGLPGVTATIVQSLTDSGIQILQSADSHTTIWVLIKETDLVQAVNALHDAFELNKEVLKGETLT
- the dapA gene encoding 4-hydroxy-tetrahydrodipicolinate synthase, which translates into the protein MNFGKVLTAMVTPFDHHGNVDFNKTTVLVEYLLANGSDGLVVTGTTGESPTLCVEEKVALWKHVVKTVNGRAPVIAGAGSNSTEASITLANKAENAGVDAVMLVAPYYNKPSQRGMYEHFKTIAASLRIPVMIYNVPGRSVVRIEPQTIIELAKIPNVVSVKEATGDLDSMAEIIQQTDEHFSLYSGDDNLTLPSYVIGANGIISVSAHVIGNEMQEMLTLYEAGKVKEAASLHRKLLPIFNGMFSAPSPTPVKAALKMKGLDTGGVRLPLVSLTVDEEAFIQNLMDGL
- the rpsO gene encoding 30S ribosomal protein S15 — protein: MAITQERKQELINEYKTHENDTGSPEVQIAVLTEQITSLNEHLRAHKQDHHSRRGLLKMVGKRRNLLNYLRNKDITRYRELVKSLGLRR